The Nocardioides salarius genome includes a region encoding these proteins:
- the rpsG gene encoding 30S ribosomal protein S7 encodes MPRKGPAPKRPLDVDPVYGSQLVTQLVSKVLQDGKKQVAQRIVYGALEGCREKTGTDPVVTLKRAMDNVKPAIEVKSRRVGGATYQVPIEVKGTRGTTLALRWLVGYASDRREKTMSERLMNEILDASNGLGAAVKKREDTHKMAESNKAFAHYRW; translated from the coding sequence ATGCCGCGCAAGGGTCCCGCACCGAAGCGGCCGCTCGACGTCGACCCGGTCTACGGGTCGCAGCTGGTCACCCAGCTCGTCTCCAAGGTCCTCCAGGACGGCAAGAAGCAGGTCGCCCAGCGCATCGTCTACGGCGCGCTCGAGGGGTGCCGCGAGAAGACCGGCACCGACCCCGTGGTGACGCTCAAGCGCGCCATGGACAACGTGAAGCCGGCCATCGAGGTCAAGTCGCGCCGCGTCGGTGGCGCCACCTACCAGGTCCCGATCGAGGTCAAGGGCACGCGCGGCACCACGCTCGCGCTGCGCTGGCTCGTCGGCTACGCCTCGGACCGTCGCGAGAAGACGATGTCCGAGCGCCTGATGAACGAGATCCTCGACGCCTCCAACGGCCTGGGTGCCGCTGTGAAGAAGCGCGAGGACACGCACAAGATGGCCGAGTCCAACAAGGCCTTCGCCCACTACCGCTGGTGA
- the fusA gene encoding elongation factor G, whose protein sequence is MAVNITTDLRVVRNIGIMAHIDAGKTTTTERILFYTGITYKIGEVHDGGATMDWMEQEQERGITITSAATTCWWKDHQINIIDTPGHVDFTAEVERSLRVLDGAVAVFDGVAGVEPQTMTVWRQANKYSVPRMCFVNKLDRTGADFFRCVEMMVERLNSTPLVLQLPIGAESDFLGVVDLVGMRALTWRGETTMGEDYEIEEIPAEMAEQAAEYREKFLETLSEADDEIMMKYLEGEDFTVEELEDAIRRATLADKVNPVLCGTAFKNKGVQPLLDAVVKYLPSPIDVEGITGHAVNDEDKPVVRKPSDDEPFSGLAYKIAADPHLGKLTYVRVYSGKLEAGATVTNSVNGRKERIGKVYQMHANKREEIASVGAGQIVAVMGLKDTKTGHTLCDPQNQVVLESMTFPAPVIEVAIEPKTKSDQEKLSTAIQRLSDEDPTFTVKSDEETGQTIIAGMGELHLEILVDRMKREFRVEATVGKPQVAYRETIRKEVKNHSYTHKKQTGGSGQFAKVVISVGPSIDEETGAGAGYQFVNNVTGGRVPKEYIPSVDQGAQEGMEFGVLAGFPMVDVKMSLEDGAYHDVDSSELAFKIAGNQAFKEAVRMAKPVLLEPMFAVEVTTPESFLGTVIGDINSRRGQIQAQEERHGDMVIDALVPLSEMFGYVGDLRSKTSGQASYSMEFDSYAEVPSNIADEIIKKVRGE, encoded by the coding sequence GTGGCTGTCAACATCACCACTGACCTCCGAGTCGTCCGCAACATCGGCATCATGGCGCACATCGATGCCGGCAAGACGACCACCACCGAGCGCATCCTCTTCTACACCGGCATCACCTACAAGATCGGTGAGGTCCACGACGGCGGCGCCACGATGGACTGGATGGAGCAGGAGCAGGAGCGTGGCATCACGATCACCTCTGCTGCGACCACCTGCTGGTGGAAGGACCACCAGATCAACATCATCGACACCCCCGGCCACGTGGACTTCACGGCCGAGGTCGAGCGCTCCCTGCGGGTGCTCGACGGTGCCGTGGCCGTCTTCGACGGCGTGGCCGGTGTCGAGCCCCAGACCATGACGGTGTGGCGCCAGGCCAACAAGTACTCCGTGCCCCGGATGTGCTTCGTCAACAAGCTCGACCGCACCGGTGCGGACTTCTTCCGCTGCGTCGAGATGATGGTCGAGCGCCTCAACTCCACCCCGCTCGTGCTCCAGCTGCCGATCGGCGCGGAGTCCGACTTCCTCGGCGTCGTCGACCTGGTCGGCATGCGTGCCCTGACCTGGCGCGGCGAGACGACCATGGGTGAGGACTACGAGATCGAGGAGATCCCCGCGGAGATGGCCGAGCAGGCCGCCGAGTACCGCGAGAAGTTCCTCGAGACCCTCTCCGAGGCCGACGACGAGATCATGATGAAGTACCTCGAGGGCGAGGACTTCACCGTCGAGGAGCTCGAGGACGCGATCCGTCGCGCGACCCTGGCCGACAAGGTCAACCCGGTCCTGTGCGGCACCGCGTTCAAGAACAAGGGCGTCCAGCCCCTGCTCGACGCCGTCGTGAAGTACCTGCCCTCCCCGATCGACGTCGAGGGCATCACCGGCCACGCGGTCAACGACGAGGACAAGCCGGTCGTGCGCAAGCCCAGCGACGACGAGCCGTTCTCCGGCCTGGCCTACAAGATCGCCGCCGACCCGCACCTGGGCAAGCTGACCTACGTGCGCGTCTACTCCGGCAAGCTCGAGGCCGGCGCGACCGTGACCAACTCGGTCAACGGCCGCAAGGAGCGGATCGGCAAGGTCTACCAGATGCACGCCAACAAGCGTGAGGAGATCGCGTCGGTCGGCGCCGGCCAGATCGTGGCCGTCATGGGCCTGAAGGACACCAAGACCGGGCACACCCTCTGCGACCCGCAGAACCAGGTGGTCCTGGAGTCGATGACCTTCCCGGCCCCGGTGATCGAGGTCGCGATCGAGCCCAAGACCAAGTCCGACCAGGAGAAGCTCTCCACCGCGATCCAGCGCCTCTCCGACGAGGACCCGACCTTCACGGTCAAGTCCGACGAGGAGACCGGCCAGACGATCATCGCCGGCATGGGCGAGCTGCACCTGGAGATCCTGGTCGACCGGATGAAGCGCGAGTTCCGCGTCGAGGCCACCGTCGGCAAGCCGCAGGTGGCCTACCGCGAGACCATCCGCAAGGAGGTCAAGAACCACAGCTACACCCACAAGAAGCAGACCGGTGGTTCGGGCCAGTTCGCGAAGGTCGTCATCTCCGTCGGTCCCAGCATCGACGAGGAGACCGGCGCCGGAGCGGGCTACCAGTTCGTCAACAACGTCACCGGCGGCCGCGTCCCCAAGGAGTACATCCCCTCGGTGGACCAGGGTGCCCAGGAGGGCATGGAGTTCGGCGTCCTCGCCGGCTTCCCGATGGTCGACGTCAAGATGTCTCTCGAGGACGGCGCCTACCACGACGTCGACTCCTCGGAGCTGGCCTTCAAGATCGCCGGCAACCAGGCCTTCAAGGAGGCCGTCCGCATGGCGAAGCCGGTTCTCCTCGAGCCGATGTTCGCCGTCGAGGTGACCACCCCCGAGAGCTTCCTCGGTACGGTCATCGGCGACATCAACAGCCGTCGCGGCCAGATCCAGGCCCAGGAGGAGCGTCACGGTGACATGGTCATCGACGCGCTCGTCCCGCTGTCCGAGATGTTCGGGTACGTCGGAGACCTGAGGTCCAAGACCTCCGGCCAGGCGTCGTACTCGATGGAGTTCGACTCGTACGCCGAGGTTCCTTCGAACATCGCCGACGAGATCAT